From the Vespa velutina chromosome 16, iVesVel2.1, whole genome shotgun sequence genome, one window contains:
- the LOC124954810 gene encoding diacylglycerol lipase-alpha isoform X1 yields MICSYHFSFFYLFTQFISHGPKQESLSLNPRVILTPLRYRKVTVLGVLLGILQWDRSVMCIFLLWEYILGYLVLFIVSMVVEFSICFLATRGSILDTAVRAPMQYILYIRLFLLLVEAGWLCAGITWLTRFYQTCPVDQAKDVMLGLVISNWCVLASVMVTVWCTYDAAGRSWVKMKKYQRSMREAESRSGRLHYKRSGSRNRNWRQRKVIRAYQDSWDNRCRLLFCCMGNSDRSRNSFADIARLLSDFFRDLDVVPSDVVAGLVLLRKFQKVERELIVKQKKNDTYEFLSGVPVTPRTKFLSLTEDGDLGHFQLAIHYMHFALAAYGWPMFLINHSTGLCQLCTRLRCACFPCGNQEDEATIVEDNCCQCNYTALRKMVKVGEVEVVYATFHVDVGETPFFVALDYTKKKVVISIRGTLSMKDVLTDLNAEGEVLPLTPPKDDWLGHKGMVQAAEYIRKKLQEENIIARALSKDPSRGTDQFGLTLVGHSLGAGTAAILAILLRQEYPDLICFSFAPPGGLLSMPAQQYSQEFTTSVVVGKDVVPRLGLRQMESLRADLINAIKRSVDPKWKTIACSVMCCGCGSTPTSAANMEAGGCISEYQRDKDLARSQAIIPMDSSIALTLHRPLYPPGRIIHVVRHHPNKGEKKYESRWRQVLSKREPVYQALWAGPCDFDEVLISPVMIQDHMPDSMLKALNKVVTTLGPAKPQRLASGHASSAEPSEVREVMEVQELEIEQEMRALLSPSTPVKCQSNNLAGTPPHKLCLETSFTSLQSPTEFPQAGRELSVDSRGIPWEYVSLASDLLNTPRPDDSKLLNRRGDWEDVSRTAPLATPETLSETSSNPPSPIPPPRPMRRTPKIPGNLSTAADDLKNNLHFAMLSAKNYFLREENIGSNSSSGNSEASYESAKSLTADLPPPVPRRRDSIIVRREQRVCTAACCRDDLSENSSTHASSHSSRISRTSHHVQIDFPEGDNETNGSSLDFFEAKGSSGQRDSSNDVFLSVRSSPECKGLMAPATDLGAEWKRRFDATGLSSDASLPLLRGLSPTPTTAQHSSSPFFNAKRKKYVYPITLMGRGESSV; encoded by the exons ATGATTTGTTCATaccatttttcattcttctatttattcaCTCAGTTCA TTTCGCATGGCCCTAAGCAAGAATCCCTAAGTCTGAATCCACGTGTTATTCTTACTCCATTGCGATAtcgaaa GGTGACAGTACTCGGAGTCCTATTGGGAATCCTTCAATGGGATCGCAGTGTTATGTGTATATTTCTTCTATGGGAATACATATTAGGCTATCTCGTGCTTTTCATAGTCTCCATGGTGGTAGAGTTCTCAATCTGTTTTCTTGCAACGAGAGGCAGTATTCTGGACACTGCGGTGAGGGCACCGATGCAATACATACTTTATATTCGCTTAT tcCTCTTATTGGTAGAAGCAGGATGGTTGTGTGCAGGAATAACTTGGTTAACACGATTCTATCAAACTTGCCCTGTGGACCAAGCTAAGGATGTGATGCTGG GTTTGGTGATATCGAATTGGTGTGTGTTGGCGTCGGTGATGGTGACGGTATGGTGTACGTACGACGCCGCTGGCAGATCCTGggtgaaaatgaagaaatatcaACGTAGCATGAGGGAGGCGGAATCGAGGAGCGGTAGATTACACTATAAACGCAGCGGCAGCAGAAACCGAAATTGGCGACAACG aaaagTTATACGTGCCTATCAAGATAGCTGGGACAACAGATGCAGATTGTTGTTTTGTTGTATGGGAAATTCCGATCGAAGTaga AACTCTTTCGCTGACATTGCCAGACTGTTGAGCGACTTTTTCCGTGACCTTGACGTGGTACCATCAGACGTTGTAGCCGGGCTGGTGCTTCTACGAAAGTTTCAAAAAGTTGAAAGAGAACTGATAgtaaagcaaaagaaaaacgacACGTATGAGTTCCTCTCAGGCGTACCAGTAACGCCTCGTACTAAGTTTCTCTCCTTGACCGAGGACGGCGATCTGGGCCATTTTCAATTGGCCATTCATTATATGCACTTCGCTCTCGCTGCCTACGGTTGGCCTATGTTCCTCATTAATCATTCTACGGGACTCTGCCAATTATGCACGAG GCTAAGATGTGCTTGCTTTCCATGTGGCAATCAGGAGGACGAAGCTACGATAGTGGAAGATAACTGTTGTCAATGCAATTATACGGCTCTAAGGAAAATGGTCAAAGTTGGCGAAGTCGAAGTTGTTTATGCGACCTTTCATGTGGACGTCGGAGAGACACCATTTTTCGTAGCGCTCGATTACacgaaaaaaaag gTTGTCATCAGTATACGAGGGACGCTCAGTATGAAAGACGTTTTAACAGATTTAAATGCGGAAGGTGAAGTATTACCATTAACCCCGCCGAAAGACGATTGGCTAGGTCATAAGGGTATGGTTCAAGCCGCAGAATACATACGCAAAAAGCTTCAAGAAGAGAACATTATCGCGCGAGCGCTATCAAAG GATCCTTCGAGAGGAACCGATCAATTTGGATTGACATTGGTTGGTCATTCTCTTGGTGCAGGCACCGCCGCAATACTTGCAATTTTACTTAGGCAAGAATATCCGGATTtgatatgtttttctttcgcacCACCCGGTGGATTGCTCAGTATGCCAGCTCAACAATATTCTCAAGAATTTACGACGTCCGTAGTTGTAGGGAAAGACGTTGTACCTAGACTAGGATTACGACAGATGGAAAGTTTAAGGGCCGACCTTATTAATGCGATAAAAAGGAGCGTCGATCCCAAG TGGAAAACGATAGCTTGTTCGGTAATGTGTTGCGGATGTGGCTCGACACCCACGTCGGCGGCTAATATGGAGGCTGGTGGATGTATCAGCGAGTATCAGAGAGACAAGGATCTGGCACGATCTCAAGCGATCATACCTATGGATTCGAGTATCGCATTGACCTTGCATAGGCCGCTCTATCCACCTGGTAGAATTATTCACGTGGTTCGACATCATCCTAATAAGGGCGA gaaAAAGTATGAATCACGGTGGAG GCAGGTGTTGTCTAAACGCGAACCAGTCTACCAGGCATTATGGGCAGGACCATGCGACTTCGACGAGGTGTTAATAAGTCCAGTGATGATACAGGACCACATGCCGGATAGCATGCTGAAGGCCTTGAATAAG GTTGTAACAACCCTGGGACCAGCGAAGCCACAGCGTTTGGCATCTGGACATGCTTCGTCCGCTGAACCATCGGAAGTACGAGAAGTTATGGAGGTCCAGGAGCTAGAAATCGAGCAAGAAATGAGGGCTCTTCTCTCACCTTCTACTCCGGTCAAGTGTCAGAGCAATAATCTAGCAGGGACACCACCGCACAAGCTTTGCCTCGAGACGAGCTTTACATCATTGCAGAGTCCGACGGAATTCCCGCAGGCTGGCCGAGAACTCAGCGTTGACTCCAGAGGAATACCATGGGAATACGTTAGCTTGGCCAGCGACTTGCTCAACACACCACGACCAGATGACAGTAAATT ATTAAATCGTCGTGGAGATTGGGAAGATGTCTCTCGTACTGCACCCCTTGCCACCCCCGAAACATTGTCAGAGACATCGAGTAATCCACCCTCGCCAATACCACCGCCAAGACCAATGAGACGCACACCAAAGATTCCGGGAAACTTGTCAACGGCGGCGGACGACCTCAAAAACAATCTCCACTTTGCTATGCTCTCGGCGAAGAATTACTTTCTGAGGGAGGAGAATATTGGAAGTAATAGCAGTAGTGGTAATAGCGAGGCAAGCTACGAAAGTGCCAAGAGTTTGACAGCTGATCTTCCGCCGCCTGTACCAAGAAGAAGGGATTCGATTATCGTTAGAAG agaACAAAGGGTATGCACGGCTGCATGTTGTAGAGACGATCTATCGGAAAATTCGTCCACTCATGCGTCCTCTCATTCCTCCAGAATTTCACGTACGTCTCATCATGTACAAATAGATTTTCCTGAAGGAGATAACGAGACGAACGGATCTAGTTTAGATTTCTTCGAGGCTAAG GGCTCGTCAGGTCAACGTGATAGCAGTAACGACGTATTCCTTAGCGTTCGAAGTTCTCCAGAATGTAAAGGATTAATGGCACCTGCCACTGATCTTGGTGCCGAATGGAAAAGAAGGTTCGATGCTACTGGTTTAAGCAGTGATGCATCTTTGCCTCTTCTTCGTGGTCTTTCGCCTACACCAACTACCGCACAACACAGTTCTTCGCCATTCTTTAATgctaaacgaaagaaatatgtttATCCTATTACATTGATGGGTCGAGGCGAAAGCAGCGTCTag
- the LOC124954810 gene encoding diacylglycerol lipase-alpha isoform X4 yields the protein MPGFIAFGRRWKFGSDDLFIPFFILLFIHSVQVTVLGVLLGILQWDRSVMCIFLLWEYILGYLVLFIVSMVVEFSICFLATRGSILDTAVRAPMQYILYIRLFLLLVEAGWLCAGITWLTRFYQTCPVDQAKDVMLGLVISNWCVLASVMVTVWCTYDAAGRSWVKMKKYQRSMREAESRSGRLHYKRSGSRNRNWRQRKVIRAYQDSWDNRCRLLFCCMGNSDRSRNSFADIARLLSDFFRDLDVVPSDVVAGLVLLRKFQKVERELIVKQKKNDTYEFLSGVPVTPRTKFLSLTEDGDLGHFQLAIHYMHFALAAYGWPMFLINHSTGLCQLCTRLRCACFPCGNQEDEATIVEDNCCQCNYTALRKMVKVGEVEVVYATFHVDVGETPFFVALDYTKKKVVISIRGTLSMKDVLTDLNAEGEVLPLTPPKDDWLGHKGMVQAAEYIRKKLQEENIIARALSKDPSRGTDQFGLTLVGHSLGAGTAAILAILLRQEYPDLICFSFAPPGGLLSMPAQQYSQEFTTSVVVGKDVVPRLGLRQMESLRADLINAIKRSVDPKWKTIACSVMCCGCGSTPTSAANMEAGGCISEYQRDKDLARSQAIIPMDSSIALTLHRPLYPPGRIIHVVRHHPNKGEKKYESRWRQVLSKREPVYQALWAGPCDFDEVLISPVMIQDHMPDSMLKALNKVVTTLGPAKPQRLASGHASSAEPSEVREVMEVQELEIEQEMRALLSPSTPVKCQSNNLAGTPPHKLCLETSFTSLQSPTEFPQAGRELSVDSRGIPWEYVSLASDLLNTPRPDDSKLLNRRGDWEDVSRTAPLATPETLSETSSNPPSPIPPPRPMRRTPKIPGNLSTAADDLKNNLHFAMLSAKNYFLREENIGSNSSSGNSEASYESAKSLTADLPPPVPRRRDSIIVRREQRVCTAACCRDDLSENSSTHASSHSSRISRTSHHVQIDFPEGDNETNGSSLDFFEAKGSSGQRDSSNDVFLSVRSSPECKGLMAPATDLGAEWKRRFDATGLSSDASLPLLRGLSPTPTTAQHSSSPFFNAKRKKYVYPITLMGRGESSV from the exons ATGCCTGGTTTTATTGCATTTGGTAGACGTTGGAAATTCGGGAGCGATGATTTGTTCATaccatttttcattcttctatttattcaCTCAGTTCA GGTGACAGTACTCGGAGTCCTATTGGGAATCCTTCAATGGGATCGCAGTGTTATGTGTATATTTCTTCTATGGGAATACATATTAGGCTATCTCGTGCTTTTCATAGTCTCCATGGTGGTAGAGTTCTCAATCTGTTTTCTTGCAACGAGAGGCAGTATTCTGGACACTGCGGTGAGGGCACCGATGCAATACATACTTTATATTCGCTTAT tcCTCTTATTGGTAGAAGCAGGATGGTTGTGTGCAGGAATAACTTGGTTAACACGATTCTATCAAACTTGCCCTGTGGACCAAGCTAAGGATGTGATGCTGG GTTTGGTGATATCGAATTGGTGTGTGTTGGCGTCGGTGATGGTGACGGTATGGTGTACGTACGACGCCGCTGGCAGATCCTGggtgaaaatgaagaaatatcaACGTAGCATGAGGGAGGCGGAATCGAGGAGCGGTAGATTACACTATAAACGCAGCGGCAGCAGAAACCGAAATTGGCGACAACG aaaagTTATACGTGCCTATCAAGATAGCTGGGACAACAGATGCAGATTGTTGTTTTGTTGTATGGGAAATTCCGATCGAAGTaga AACTCTTTCGCTGACATTGCCAGACTGTTGAGCGACTTTTTCCGTGACCTTGACGTGGTACCATCAGACGTTGTAGCCGGGCTGGTGCTTCTACGAAAGTTTCAAAAAGTTGAAAGAGAACTGATAgtaaagcaaaagaaaaacgacACGTATGAGTTCCTCTCAGGCGTACCAGTAACGCCTCGTACTAAGTTTCTCTCCTTGACCGAGGACGGCGATCTGGGCCATTTTCAATTGGCCATTCATTATATGCACTTCGCTCTCGCTGCCTACGGTTGGCCTATGTTCCTCATTAATCATTCTACGGGACTCTGCCAATTATGCACGAG GCTAAGATGTGCTTGCTTTCCATGTGGCAATCAGGAGGACGAAGCTACGATAGTGGAAGATAACTGTTGTCAATGCAATTATACGGCTCTAAGGAAAATGGTCAAAGTTGGCGAAGTCGAAGTTGTTTATGCGACCTTTCATGTGGACGTCGGAGAGACACCATTTTTCGTAGCGCTCGATTACacgaaaaaaaag gTTGTCATCAGTATACGAGGGACGCTCAGTATGAAAGACGTTTTAACAGATTTAAATGCGGAAGGTGAAGTATTACCATTAACCCCGCCGAAAGACGATTGGCTAGGTCATAAGGGTATGGTTCAAGCCGCAGAATACATACGCAAAAAGCTTCAAGAAGAGAACATTATCGCGCGAGCGCTATCAAAG GATCCTTCGAGAGGAACCGATCAATTTGGATTGACATTGGTTGGTCATTCTCTTGGTGCAGGCACCGCCGCAATACTTGCAATTTTACTTAGGCAAGAATATCCGGATTtgatatgtttttctttcgcacCACCCGGTGGATTGCTCAGTATGCCAGCTCAACAATATTCTCAAGAATTTACGACGTCCGTAGTTGTAGGGAAAGACGTTGTACCTAGACTAGGATTACGACAGATGGAAAGTTTAAGGGCCGACCTTATTAATGCGATAAAAAGGAGCGTCGATCCCAAG TGGAAAACGATAGCTTGTTCGGTAATGTGTTGCGGATGTGGCTCGACACCCACGTCGGCGGCTAATATGGAGGCTGGTGGATGTATCAGCGAGTATCAGAGAGACAAGGATCTGGCACGATCTCAAGCGATCATACCTATGGATTCGAGTATCGCATTGACCTTGCATAGGCCGCTCTATCCACCTGGTAGAATTATTCACGTGGTTCGACATCATCCTAATAAGGGCGA gaaAAAGTATGAATCACGGTGGAG GCAGGTGTTGTCTAAACGCGAACCAGTCTACCAGGCATTATGGGCAGGACCATGCGACTTCGACGAGGTGTTAATAAGTCCAGTGATGATACAGGACCACATGCCGGATAGCATGCTGAAGGCCTTGAATAAG GTTGTAACAACCCTGGGACCAGCGAAGCCACAGCGTTTGGCATCTGGACATGCTTCGTCCGCTGAACCATCGGAAGTACGAGAAGTTATGGAGGTCCAGGAGCTAGAAATCGAGCAAGAAATGAGGGCTCTTCTCTCACCTTCTACTCCGGTCAAGTGTCAGAGCAATAATCTAGCAGGGACACCACCGCACAAGCTTTGCCTCGAGACGAGCTTTACATCATTGCAGAGTCCGACGGAATTCCCGCAGGCTGGCCGAGAACTCAGCGTTGACTCCAGAGGAATACCATGGGAATACGTTAGCTTGGCCAGCGACTTGCTCAACACACCACGACCAGATGACAGTAAATT ATTAAATCGTCGTGGAGATTGGGAAGATGTCTCTCGTACTGCACCCCTTGCCACCCCCGAAACATTGTCAGAGACATCGAGTAATCCACCCTCGCCAATACCACCGCCAAGACCAATGAGACGCACACCAAAGATTCCGGGAAACTTGTCAACGGCGGCGGACGACCTCAAAAACAATCTCCACTTTGCTATGCTCTCGGCGAAGAATTACTTTCTGAGGGAGGAGAATATTGGAAGTAATAGCAGTAGTGGTAATAGCGAGGCAAGCTACGAAAGTGCCAAGAGTTTGACAGCTGATCTTCCGCCGCCTGTACCAAGAAGAAGGGATTCGATTATCGTTAGAAG agaACAAAGGGTATGCACGGCTGCATGTTGTAGAGACGATCTATCGGAAAATTCGTCCACTCATGCGTCCTCTCATTCCTCCAGAATTTCACGTACGTCTCATCATGTACAAATAGATTTTCCTGAAGGAGATAACGAGACGAACGGATCTAGTTTAGATTTCTTCGAGGCTAAG GGCTCGTCAGGTCAACGTGATAGCAGTAACGACGTATTCCTTAGCGTTCGAAGTTCTCCAGAATGTAAAGGATTAATGGCACCTGCCACTGATCTTGGTGCCGAATGGAAAAGAAGGTTCGATGCTACTGGTTTAAGCAGTGATGCATCTTTGCCTCTTCTTCGTGGTCTTTCGCCTACACCAACTACCGCACAACACAGTTCTTCGCCATTCTTTAATgctaaacgaaagaaatatgtttATCCTATTACATTGATGGGTCGAGGCGAAAGCAGCGTCTag
- the LOC124954810 gene encoding diacylglycerol lipase-alpha isoform X2: MICSYHFSFFYLFTQFISHGPKQESLSLNPRVILTPLRYRKVTVLGVLLGILQWDRSVMCIFLLWEYILGYLVLFIVSMVVEFSICFLATRGSILDTAVRAPMQYILYIRLFLLLVEAGWLCAGITWLTRFYQTCPVDQAKDVMLGLVISNWCVLASVMVTVWCTYDAAGRSWVKMKKYQRSMREAESRSGRLHYKRSGSRNRNWRQRKVIRAYQDSWDNRCRLLFCCMGNSDRSRNSFADIARLLSDFFRDLDVVPSDVVAGLVLLRKFQKVERELIVKQKKNDTYEFLSGVPVTPRTKFLSLTEDGDLGHFQLAIHYMHFALAAYGWPMFLINHSTGLCQLCTRLRCACFPCGNQEDEATIVEDNCCQCNYTALRKMVKVGEVEVVYATFHVDVGETPFFVALDYTKKKVVISIRGTLSMKDVLTDLNAEGEVLPLTPPKDDWLGHKGMVQAAEYIRKKLQEENIIARALSKDPSRGTDQFGLTLVGHSLGAGTAAILAILLRQEYPDLICFSFAPPGGLLSMPAQQYSQEFTTSVVVGKDVVPRLGLRQMESLRADLINAIKRSVDPKWKTIACSVMCCGCGSTPTSAANMEAGGCISEYQRDKDLARSQAIIPMDSSIALTLHRPLYPPGRIIHVVRHHPNKGEQVLSKREPVYQALWAGPCDFDEVLISPVMIQDHMPDSMLKALNKVVTTLGPAKPQRLASGHASSAEPSEVREVMEVQELEIEQEMRALLSPSTPVKCQSNNLAGTPPHKLCLETSFTSLQSPTEFPQAGRELSVDSRGIPWEYVSLASDLLNTPRPDDSKLLNRRGDWEDVSRTAPLATPETLSETSSNPPSPIPPPRPMRRTPKIPGNLSTAADDLKNNLHFAMLSAKNYFLREENIGSNSSSGNSEASYESAKSLTADLPPPVPRRRDSIIVRREQRVCTAACCRDDLSENSSTHASSHSSRISRTSHHVQIDFPEGDNETNGSSLDFFEAKGSSGQRDSSNDVFLSVRSSPECKGLMAPATDLGAEWKRRFDATGLSSDASLPLLRGLSPTPTTAQHSSSPFFNAKRKKYVYPITLMGRGESSV; the protein is encoded by the exons ATGATTTGTTCATaccatttttcattcttctatttattcaCTCAGTTCA TTTCGCATGGCCCTAAGCAAGAATCCCTAAGTCTGAATCCACGTGTTATTCTTACTCCATTGCGATAtcgaaa GGTGACAGTACTCGGAGTCCTATTGGGAATCCTTCAATGGGATCGCAGTGTTATGTGTATATTTCTTCTATGGGAATACATATTAGGCTATCTCGTGCTTTTCATAGTCTCCATGGTGGTAGAGTTCTCAATCTGTTTTCTTGCAACGAGAGGCAGTATTCTGGACACTGCGGTGAGGGCACCGATGCAATACATACTTTATATTCGCTTAT tcCTCTTATTGGTAGAAGCAGGATGGTTGTGTGCAGGAATAACTTGGTTAACACGATTCTATCAAACTTGCCCTGTGGACCAAGCTAAGGATGTGATGCTGG GTTTGGTGATATCGAATTGGTGTGTGTTGGCGTCGGTGATGGTGACGGTATGGTGTACGTACGACGCCGCTGGCAGATCCTGggtgaaaatgaagaaatatcaACGTAGCATGAGGGAGGCGGAATCGAGGAGCGGTAGATTACACTATAAACGCAGCGGCAGCAGAAACCGAAATTGGCGACAACG aaaagTTATACGTGCCTATCAAGATAGCTGGGACAACAGATGCAGATTGTTGTTTTGTTGTATGGGAAATTCCGATCGAAGTaga AACTCTTTCGCTGACATTGCCAGACTGTTGAGCGACTTTTTCCGTGACCTTGACGTGGTACCATCAGACGTTGTAGCCGGGCTGGTGCTTCTACGAAAGTTTCAAAAAGTTGAAAGAGAACTGATAgtaaagcaaaagaaaaacgacACGTATGAGTTCCTCTCAGGCGTACCAGTAACGCCTCGTACTAAGTTTCTCTCCTTGACCGAGGACGGCGATCTGGGCCATTTTCAATTGGCCATTCATTATATGCACTTCGCTCTCGCTGCCTACGGTTGGCCTATGTTCCTCATTAATCATTCTACGGGACTCTGCCAATTATGCACGAG GCTAAGATGTGCTTGCTTTCCATGTGGCAATCAGGAGGACGAAGCTACGATAGTGGAAGATAACTGTTGTCAATGCAATTATACGGCTCTAAGGAAAATGGTCAAAGTTGGCGAAGTCGAAGTTGTTTATGCGACCTTTCATGTGGACGTCGGAGAGACACCATTTTTCGTAGCGCTCGATTACacgaaaaaaaag gTTGTCATCAGTATACGAGGGACGCTCAGTATGAAAGACGTTTTAACAGATTTAAATGCGGAAGGTGAAGTATTACCATTAACCCCGCCGAAAGACGATTGGCTAGGTCATAAGGGTATGGTTCAAGCCGCAGAATACATACGCAAAAAGCTTCAAGAAGAGAACATTATCGCGCGAGCGCTATCAAAG GATCCTTCGAGAGGAACCGATCAATTTGGATTGACATTGGTTGGTCATTCTCTTGGTGCAGGCACCGCCGCAATACTTGCAATTTTACTTAGGCAAGAATATCCGGATTtgatatgtttttctttcgcacCACCCGGTGGATTGCTCAGTATGCCAGCTCAACAATATTCTCAAGAATTTACGACGTCCGTAGTTGTAGGGAAAGACGTTGTACCTAGACTAGGATTACGACAGATGGAAAGTTTAAGGGCCGACCTTATTAATGCGATAAAAAGGAGCGTCGATCCCAAG TGGAAAACGATAGCTTGTTCGGTAATGTGTTGCGGATGTGGCTCGACACCCACGTCGGCGGCTAATATGGAGGCTGGTGGATGTATCAGCGAGTATCAGAGAGACAAGGATCTGGCACGATCTCAAGCGATCATACCTATGGATTCGAGTATCGCATTGACCTTGCATAGGCCGCTCTATCCACCTGGTAGAATTATTCACGTGGTTCGACATCATCCTAATAAGGGCGA GCAGGTGTTGTCTAAACGCGAACCAGTCTACCAGGCATTATGGGCAGGACCATGCGACTTCGACGAGGTGTTAATAAGTCCAGTGATGATACAGGACCACATGCCGGATAGCATGCTGAAGGCCTTGAATAAG GTTGTAACAACCCTGGGACCAGCGAAGCCACAGCGTTTGGCATCTGGACATGCTTCGTCCGCTGAACCATCGGAAGTACGAGAAGTTATGGAGGTCCAGGAGCTAGAAATCGAGCAAGAAATGAGGGCTCTTCTCTCACCTTCTACTCCGGTCAAGTGTCAGAGCAATAATCTAGCAGGGACACCACCGCACAAGCTTTGCCTCGAGACGAGCTTTACATCATTGCAGAGTCCGACGGAATTCCCGCAGGCTGGCCGAGAACTCAGCGTTGACTCCAGAGGAATACCATGGGAATACGTTAGCTTGGCCAGCGACTTGCTCAACACACCACGACCAGATGACAGTAAATT ATTAAATCGTCGTGGAGATTGGGAAGATGTCTCTCGTACTGCACCCCTTGCCACCCCCGAAACATTGTCAGAGACATCGAGTAATCCACCCTCGCCAATACCACCGCCAAGACCAATGAGACGCACACCAAAGATTCCGGGAAACTTGTCAACGGCGGCGGACGACCTCAAAAACAATCTCCACTTTGCTATGCTCTCGGCGAAGAATTACTTTCTGAGGGAGGAGAATATTGGAAGTAATAGCAGTAGTGGTAATAGCGAGGCAAGCTACGAAAGTGCCAAGAGTTTGACAGCTGATCTTCCGCCGCCTGTACCAAGAAGAAGGGATTCGATTATCGTTAGAAG agaACAAAGGGTATGCACGGCTGCATGTTGTAGAGACGATCTATCGGAAAATTCGTCCACTCATGCGTCCTCTCATTCCTCCAGAATTTCACGTACGTCTCATCATGTACAAATAGATTTTCCTGAAGGAGATAACGAGACGAACGGATCTAGTTTAGATTTCTTCGAGGCTAAG GGCTCGTCAGGTCAACGTGATAGCAGTAACGACGTATTCCTTAGCGTTCGAAGTTCTCCAGAATGTAAAGGATTAATGGCACCTGCCACTGATCTTGGTGCCGAATGGAAAAGAAGGTTCGATGCTACTGGTTTAAGCAGTGATGCATCTTTGCCTCTTCTTCGTGGTCTTTCGCCTACACCAACTACCGCACAACACAGTTCTTCGCCATTCTTTAATgctaaacgaaagaaatatgtttATCCTATTACATTGATGGGTCGAGGCGAAAGCAGCGTCTag